One segment of Rhipicephalus sanguineus isolate Rsan-2018 chromosome 6, BIME_Rsan_1.4, whole genome shotgun sequence DNA contains the following:
- the LOC125758947 gene encoding uncharacterized protein LOC125758947 produces MLTDGSPRSEPASMCTIWGLPSPAPPRFLVGNNFRGLQVSPAPAAAGVAEEDVAQDLPRATTPHAAAARWGQPAGPGIIGKLRQVQLLGDAVHKLQGVGTLARALTAAEATCTVICKD; encoded by the exons ATGCTTACAGATGGTTCCCCCAGATCAGAGCCTGCAAGCATGTGCACTATCTGGGGACTTCCGTCGCCTGCACCGCCAAGGTTCTTGGTCGGGAACAACTTCCGCGGCTTGCAG gtgagccctgctccagctgctgctggtgtggctgaagaggatgtggcccaggacctTCCCCGTGCcacaactc ctcatgccgcagctgcgagatgggggcaaccggcag ggccaggcatcattggaaagctgcgccaggttcaacttctcggtgacgcggtccacaaattgcaaggcgttggtaccctcgcccgggccctcactgcagcggaagccacctgcacagtgatttgtaaagactag